A single region of the Streptomyces sp. NBC_00425 genome encodes:
- a CDS encoding glycoside hydrolase family 26 protein, with translation MFRSPRPLRVLTTLLAALVLLAGPACVPVGRGTGAATGAFGAYVGYDDAGVRRIAGLDEWLGVATPRVGHAYLPGDRWSNIEGAPGYLEYWARWRQERADRMFVLNVPMLEGTEEHVSDAAVREELRRGARGDYDGHFRALARRLVGLGLPDTVLVLGWEMNGTTYTHRCGPDPQAWKRYWVRIVEAVRSVPGGRLFRFEFTPSRGRDAVPWTACYPGDAHVDVVGMDAYDQPAGMSFAEQVAEPYGLAAHVRFARAHGKPVSYPEWGLFRNGDDPAYMRGMLDWFAAHRPLYQTISDYCPHGVWRCADNPRSSAVYRALVGAGAGAGSRVGVEPGARTAAGAGAGEEAGPFG, from the coding sequence GTGTTCCGCTCCCCGCGCCCCCTCCGTGTCCTGACCACGCTGCTCGCCGCCCTCGTGCTGCTGGCCGGTCCCGCGTGCGTGCCCGTCGGGAGGGGGACCGGCGCGGCGACCGGCGCGTTCGGGGCGTACGTCGGGTACGACGACGCCGGCGTGCGGCGGATCGCCGGGCTGGACGAGTGGCTGGGCGTCGCCACCCCCCGGGTGGGGCACGCCTATCTGCCCGGAGACCGGTGGAGCAACATCGAGGGGGCGCCCGGATACCTGGAGTACTGGGCGCGGTGGCGGCAGGAGCGCGCCGACCGGATGTTCGTGCTCAACGTGCCGATGCTGGAGGGGACCGAGGAGCACGTGTCCGACGCGGCCGTGCGGGAGGAGCTGCGCAGAGGGGCGCGCGGCGACTACGACGGGCACTTCCGGGCACTGGCCCGGCGGCTCGTCGGGCTCGGACTGCCGGACACGGTGCTGGTGCTGGGCTGGGAGATGAACGGGACCACGTACACCCATCGGTGCGGGCCCGATCCGCAGGCCTGGAAGCGGTACTGGGTCAGGATCGTGGAAGCCGTGCGATCGGTGCCGGGCGGGCGGCTGTTCCGGTTCGAGTTCACGCCCAGCCGGGGACGCGACGCCGTCCCCTGGACCGCGTGCTATCCGGGCGACGCGCACGTCGACGTCGTCGGCATGGACGCCTACGACCAGCCCGCCGGCATGTCCTTCGCGGAGCAGGTCGCCGAGCCCTACGGCCTGGCCGCGCATGTCCGGTTCGCGCGGGCGCACGGCAAGCCGGTCTCGTATCCCGAGTGGGGGCTGTTCCGCAACGGCGACGACCCGGCGTACATGCGCGGCATGCTCGACTGGTTCGCCGCGCACCGGCCGCTCTACCAGACCATCAGTGACTACTGTCCGCACGGCGTGTGGCGGTGTGCCGACAACCCTCGGTCCTCGGCCGTCTACCGCGCCCTGGTCGGCGCGGGGGCGGGGGCGGGGTCGAGGGTGGGCGTGGAGCCAGGGGCGAGGACGGCGGCGGGGGCCGGGGCGGGGGAGGAAGCGGGGCCGTTCGGCTGA
- a CDS encoding DUF397 domain-containing protein, producing the protein MWCTSSYSGGTNGDSCVEIAPTPVAVHVRDSKNPQDGPRLALAPGVWADFVAFAAR; encoded by the coding sequence GTGTGGTGCACAAGCAGCTACAGCGGCGGCACGAACGGCGACTCCTGCGTCGAGATAGCCCCCACTCCCGTCGCCGTGCACGTCCGGGACTCGAAGAATCCTCAGGACGGTCCCCGGCTCGCCCTCGCCCCGGGTGTCTGGGCGGACTTCGTGGCGTTCGCCGCACGGTGA
- a CDS encoding DUF6445 family protein: MSMPQRPRQSARAAATLPVLPYRKPTRGRDYWVIDDVFPEPDAAAIRARCLAKDDWVKGHPYTSESWPGLRTMPGLEPGELDRVERLVRGATGARKLWVQQAPGGGTLNHNCVQVVGEGESAPRPHSDSRALCRYAAVLYLNPAVPKDCGTSFYRQSLPGGRLGGNVVQAPHNNLVEALGTRFVAPDAFEEDVRVPHRHNRLLLYNANLVHSATGYSGTTLEEKRMTAVFFWMA, from the coding sequence ATGTCCATGCCACAGCGGCCCCGTCAGTCCGCGAGGGCTGCCGCCACACTCCCCGTCCTCCCCTACCGCAAACCCACCAGGGGCCGGGACTACTGGGTGATCGACGACGTCTTCCCCGAGCCCGACGCCGCCGCGATCCGTGCACGCTGTCTCGCCAAGGACGACTGGGTCAAGGGACACCCCTACACCTCGGAGAGCTGGCCCGGACTGCGCACCATGCCCGGTCTCGAACCCGGTGAACTCGACCGGGTGGAACGGCTGGTGCGCGGGGCGACGGGGGCGCGGAAACTGTGGGTGCAGCAGGCGCCCGGCGGCGGCACCCTGAACCACAACTGCGTCCAGGTCGTCGGTGAGGGGGAGAGCGCCCCGCGCCCGCACTCCGACTCGCGGGCGCTGTGCCGCTACGCGGCCGTGCTCTACCTCAACCCGGCCGTGCCCAAGGACTGCGGCACCAGCTTCTACCGGCAGTCACTGCCGGGCGGGCGGCTCGGCGGCAACGTCGTCCAGGCCCCGCACAACAACCTCGTCGAGGCGCTCGGCACCCGGTTCGTCGCACCGGACGCCTTCGAGGAGGACGTCCGGGTGCCGCACCGGCACAACCGTCTGCTCCTCTACAACGCCAACCTCGTGCACAGCGCGACCGGTTACTCCGGCACCACGCTCGAGGAGAAGCGCATGACGGCCGTCTTCTTCTGGATGGCCTGA
- a CDS encoding MOSC domain-containing protein yields the protein MGTSTARLTEITYYPVKGCAGTTLTEAALTPTGLPHDRAYAIADEKGELRWQGGDPRMALISPESSDGEVTLRAPGRDPVRADSPDVHTWLTEFLGVPSTLVRPRAGNAHRLHVVSRASLDALNRRLAARGVGPLPMNRFRPNLVVDGWDDAHAEDRAARLAVAGVELAFTEETIRCAITMVDQRTGRRAGPEPLRTLADYRRTDAGGIAFGAYFQVRRAGRIAVGDEVAVCPGTTAGP from the coding sequence ATGGGGACGAGCACGGCACGACTCACGGAGATCACGTACTACCCGGTGAAGGGCTGCGCGGGGACGACGCTCACCGAGGCGGCGCTGACGCCGACCGGCCTGCCGCACGACCGCGCCTACGCGATCGCCGACGAGAAGGGCGAGCTGCGCTGGCAGGGGGGAGACCCCCGGATGGCGCTGATCTCCCCGGAGTCGAGCGACGGCGAGGTGACGTTGCGCGCACCGGGCCGGGACCCGGTGCGGGCGGACAGTCCGGACGTGCACACCTGGCTCACGGAGTTCCTGGGCGTCCCCAGCACCCTCGTCCGGCCGCGGGCGGGCAACGCCCACCGGCTGCACGTCGTCTCGCGCGCCAGCCTGGACGCCCTGAACCGTCGCCTCGCCGCCCGAGGAGTCGGCCCCCTCCCGATGAACCGCTTCCGCCCCAACCTCGTCGTGGACGGCTGGGACGACGCCCACGCCGAGGATCGCGCCGCCCGCCTCGCCGTGGCCGGGGTCGAACTGGCCTTCACCGAGGAGACGATCCGCTGCGCCATCACCATGGTCGACCAGCGCACCGGCCGCCGCGCCGGTCCGGAACCCCTGCGCACCCTGGCGGACTACCGCCGGACGGACGCCGGCGGCATCGCCTTCGGCGCCTACTTCCAGGTCCGGCGGGCGGGGAGGATAGCGGTCGGCGACGAGGTGGCGGTGTGTCCCGGGACGACCGCCGGGCCGTGA
- a CDS encoding M23 family metallopeptidase — MGREHHARFPRTRARLSAATGAAFLALLLTALAAVPAAAGGDGQRHRAVRAVRVHEQARERVDRLREADALPAAVEEAEERRKTVRAGLWDLLRAGARETGDPVAVDPSGRAGHCPFGDRSRAPEQRSSAWTAPTRRYWLSAGYAAKGSRWARRHTGQDFAVDSGTPVYAVGSGVVHVTTCGDGFGNQVLVRHRDGYFTQYAHLSRIDVRRGQRVDAGQRLGLSGASGNVTGPHLHFEVRITPYLGSQVPPLPWLRRKSVQVSGAPALPWSRGHRAARAPAPGRNAPYAWSGR; from the coding sequence ATGGGACGAGAACATCATGCGCGCTTCCCGCGGACGCGGGCGCGCCTCAGCGCCGCGACCGGGGCCGCCTTCCTCGCCCTCCTGCTGACGGCGCTCGCCGCCGTGCCCGCAGCAGCGGGGGGCGACGGACAGCGCCACCGGGCCGTCCGTGCCGTCCGCGTCCACGAGCAGGCGCGCGAACGGGTCGACCGGCTGCGCGAGGCCGACGCCCTCCCCGCGGCCGTCGAAGAGGCCGAAGAGCGCCGGAAGACCGTCCGCGCCGGCCTGTGGGACCTGCTGCGGGCGGGGGCCAGGGAGACCGGCGACCCGGTCGCCGTCGACCCGTCCGGGCGCGCGGGCCACTGTCCGTTCGGGGACCGCAGCCGCGCTCCCGAACAGCGCTCCTCTGCCTGGACCGCCCCGACCCGCCGCTACTGGCTCTCCGCCGGCTACGCCGCGAAGGGCTCCCGCTGGGCCCGCCGCCACACCGGCCAGGACTTCGCGGTGGACTCCGGCACCCCGGTGTACGCCGTCGGCTCCGGCGTCGTACACGTCACCACCTGCGGGGACGGCTTCGGCAACCAGGTCCTCGTGCGGCACCGGGACGGCTACTTCACGCAGTACGCCCACCTGTCCCGCATCGACGTGCGCCGGGGCCAGCGGGTCGACGCCGGCCAGCGCCTCGGGCTGTCCGGCGCGTCCGGCAACGTGACCGGACCGCATCTGCACTTCGAGGTGCGGATCACCCCGTACCTGGGGTCCCAGGTGCCGCCCCTGCCGTGGCTGCGCCGTAAGTCCGTGCAGGTGTCCGGGGCGCCGGCGCTCCCCTGGTCCCGTGGCCACCGCGCCGCACGGGCGCCCGCCCCGGGGCGGAACGCACCCTACGCCTGGAGCGGCCGGTAG
- a CDS encoding LCP family protein — protein sequence MRAAGRGRGPAGGSGGTRLTRRGRVVAWSAGVSALVLLGAGGAGAWIWYDLNDNITSAEVDDKLGGDRPQNLSPGSKNIMVVGSDSRDGANAKYGKDLTTMQSDTLMVLHIPADRKWASVVSFPRDSWVEIPGCEKGDGTSSSPHHFKINEAFALGGSNGKVGEAAACTIKTVEANTGLRIDHFMTVDFSGFKGMVDALEGIEVCPKQAIHDEKAHLDLEAGCQTVKGEKALGYVRTRYSVGDGSDIGRIGRQQEFMDALAKKAKSKLTSPDAMYGFLQSVTKSLTTDPDMAGIKPLYGLADELKGIPSDRLSFLTVPNYGRVADQPTDKANVVWQYPQAADLFTSLAKDKEVTKAQLDASKKNVVYASSVRVQVLNGTGVSGRAAAVAEKLKKAGYTVVGTGNAPGTVARTTVTYPAGLESKAAVLASRLPNLRPTADGSAAAGVVTLVVGPELKIEDVA from the coding sequence GTGCGGGCGGCCGGCCGGGGGAGAGGTCCGGCGGGCGGGTCCGGCGGGACGCGCCTGACCCGGCGCGGGCGCGTCGTCGCCTGGAGCGCGGGGGTGAGCGCCCTCGTGCTCCTCGGGGCCGGCGGGGCCGGCGCGTGGATCTGGTACGACCTCAACGACAACATCACCTCCGCCGAGGTGGACGACAAGCTGGGCGGCGACCGGCCGCAGAACCTCAGCCCCGGCTCGAAGAACATCATGGTCGTGGGGTCCGACAGCCGTGACGGCGCCAACGCCAAGTACGGCAAGGACCTGACCACCATGCAGTCCGACACGCTGATGGTGCTGCACATACCGGCCGACCGTAAGTGGGCCTCGGTCGTGTCGTTCCCGCGCGACTCGTGGGTCGAGATACCCGGGTGCGAGAAGGGCGACGGCACGTCGTCCTCGCCGCACCACTTCAAGATCAACGAGGCCTTCGCCCTCGGCGGCAGCAACGGCAAGGTCGGCGAGGCCGCCGCGTGCACCATCAAGACCGTCGAGGCCAACACCGGTCTGCGCATCGACCACTTCATGACGGTCGACTTCTCCGGCTTCAAGGGCATGGTCGACGCGCTGGAGGGCATCGAGGTCTGCCCGAAGCAGGCCATCCACGACGAGAAGGCCCATCTCGACCTGGAAGCGGGGTGCCAGACCGTCAAGGGCGAGAAGGCGCTGGGATACGTCCGCACCCGCTACAGCGTGGGCGACGGCTCCGACATCGGACGCATCGGGCGCCAGCAGGAGTTCATGGACGCGCTGGCCAAGAAGGCCAAGTCCAAGCTCACCAGCCCCGACGCGATGTACGGCTTCCTCCAGTCGGTCACCAAGTCCCTCACCACCGACCCCGACATGGCGGGCATCAAGCCGCTGTACGGGCTCGCCGACGAGCTCAAGGGCATCCCGAGCGACCGGCTGAGCTTCCTCACCGTGCCCAACTACGGGCGCGTCGCCGACCAGCCCACCGACAAGGCGAACGTCGTGTGGCAGTACCCGCAGGCCGCCGATCTGTTCACCTCCCTGGCCAAGGACAAGGAGGTCACCAAGGCGCAGTTGGACGCGTCGAAGAAGAACGTGGTGTACGCCTCCAGCGTGCGGGTCCAGGTGCTGAACGGCACCGGCGTCTCGGGGCGCGCGGCGGCCGTCGCGGAGAAGCTGAAGAAGGCCGGCTACACCGTCGTCGGCACGGGCAACGCCCCCGGGACGGTGGCCAGGACGACGGTCACCTATCCGGCGGGCCTCGAGAGCAAGGCCGCCGTCCTCGCGTCGCGGCTGCCCAACCTGCGCCCCACGGCGGACGGTTCGGCCGCCGCGGGTGTCGTCACCCTGGTTGTCGGACCGGAACTGAAGATCGAGGACGTCGCCTGA
- a CDS encoding DUF7144 family membrane protein, translated as MSDQPHSQPSSHGSPVWDPSHQGTGTPAWASPPAGGGLAAGGVVFGGVLMFVSGVLAVFQGIAAIAEDDVYSRVGSYVYEMNLTGWGWVLLIVGIVATATGWGLLMGVEKAEWARISGIVLASLSLILQFLFLPYAPVWAVIQIAIDVFVIWALASYRPLQA; from the coding sequence ATGAGCGACCAGCCGCACTCCCAGCCGTCGTCGCACGGGTCCCCCGTGTGGGACCCGTCCCACCAGGGCACCGGCACGCCGGCCTGGGCCTCGCCCCCGGCCGGCGGTGGACTGGCCGCCGGCGGGGTCGTCTTCGGCGGCGTGCTGATGTTCGTCAGCGGTGTCCTCGCCGTCTTCCAGGGCATCGCCGCGATCGCCGAGGACGACGTCTACTCCCGGGTCGGCAGCTACGTCTACGAGATGAACCTCACCGGCTGGGGCTGGGTCCTGCTGATCGTGGGCATCGTGGCCACGGCGACCGGCTGGGGGCTGCTGATGGGGGTGGAGAAGGCGGAGTGGGCCCGGATCAGCGGCATCGTGCTGGCGTCGCTGAGCCTGATCCTGCAGTTCCTGTTCCTGCCGTACGCACCGGTCTGGGCGGTCATCCAGATCGCCATCGACGTCTTCGTCATCTGGGCCCTGGCCTCCTACCGGCCGCTCCAGGCGTAG